One segment of Pleomorphomonas sp. PLEO DNA contains the following:
- a CDS encoding acyltransferase family protein, whose product MTIEKMVSSSVRHGGSELQRIDYLDGWRGLAILLVLQGHFLIIQGWHSGRMGVDVFFCLSGLLMSRLLFQRRVPLATFYKRRISRIIPAFFLYLLIVFGIAALIGKAAPASEVVPTVLFLRSYLPADFHMFASAYPIGHLWSLNVEEHSYIFLSLLTLLPFLRGREGWALIGFGLLTIAIHLSYFTFPSIAPPIEYWVRSEVAATNLLLSAGYSLLRDRTAPYVRPWMPVAAFALGSALYVGSVFPWMMTMTVAPFFLAFTVNHLAEAPRWVRTALSWKPLRLLGIGSFSIYLWQQPFYQYKTYLFGDLPAHELIGLVLSVAIGFLSFYAYENRVRSWLNRVW is encoded by the coding sequence ATGACGATCGAGAAAATGGTATCTTCATCGGTGCGCCATGGTGGCAGCGAGTTGCAACGCATCGACTATCTGGACGGCTGGCGGGGGCTGGCAATCCTTCTGGTGCTGCAAGGGCATTTCCTGATCATTCAGGGCTGGCACAGCGGGCGAATGGGCGTCGACGTGTTCTTTTGCCTGTCCGGCCTATTGATGAGCCGCCTTTTGTTTCAGCGTCGCGTGCCGCTTGCCACCTTCTATAAACGCCGCATTTCGCGCATCATTCCCGCCTTCTTCCTTTACCTCCTGATCGTCTTCGGCATCGCTGCGCTCATCGGCAAGGCGGCTCCGGCGTCGGAGGTGGTGCCGACGGTGCTGTTTCTTCGCTCCTACCTGCCGGCAGACTTTCATATGTTTGCGAGCGCCTACCCGATCGGCCACCTTTGGTCGCTGAACGTGGAGGAACACTCCTATATCTTCCTGTCGCTTCTCACCCTTCTCCCCTTCCTGCGCGGCCGAGAAGGCTGGGCGCTGATTGGCTTCGGTCTCCTGACCATCGCCATACACCTCAGCTATTTTACCTTCCCCTCGATCGCGCCGCCCATAGAATACTGGGTGCGCAGCGAAGTCGCGGCAACCAATCTTTTGCTTTCAGCCGGTTATTCTCTGCTCAGAGATCGAACCGCCCCTTACGTCCGCCCTTGGATGCCAGTGGCCGCCTTTGCCCTTGGGTCGGCGCTTTACGTCGGCTCGGTGTTTCCGTGGATGATGACCATGACGGTCGCGCCCTTCTTCCTGGCCTTCACCGTCAACCATCTGGCCGAGGCGCCGAGATGGGTGCGAACGGCGCTGTCCTGGAAGCCACTCAGGCTGCTCGGCATCGGTTCTTTCTCGATCTACCTCTGGCAACAGCCTTTTTATCAGTACAAGACATACCTGTTCGGCGACCTGCCGGCCCACGAACTGATTGGCCTCGTGCTATCGGTGGCGATCGGATTCCTGTCGTTCTACGCCTATGAAAACCGCGTCAGGAGTTGGCTGAACCGCGTGTGGTGA
- a CDS encoding bifunctional transcriptional activator/DNA repair enzyme AdaA: MSLDITLCETAWAARDPAYDGAFFICVRTTGIYCRCVCPVKQPLRRNIEFLPSATAAELAGYRPCLRCRPETAPFCPAWKGTLAIVEKAARLIKDEGALDGDGNVEALAERVGIGGRHLTRLFRRHLGASPTEVAKTARVQRAKRLITDTNLPMTDVALQAGFGSLRRFNAVFSEVYKRSPSEMRRGRGGLNAIRQLGTHRDPAIDRLTINDEGAVTDRV, from the coding sequence ATGAGCCTCGACATCACCCTCTGCGAAACGGCCTGGGCGGCGCGTGATCCTGCCTATGACGGCGCCTTTTTCATCTGCGTACGGACAACGGGCATCTATTGCCGCTGCGTCTGCCCAGTGAAGCAGCCGCTCCGACGCAATATTGAGTTCTTACCGAGTGCGACCGCGGCCGAGCTCGCCGGCTACCGGCCTTGCCTGCGCTGCCGACCGGAGACGGCGCCCTTCTGTCCGGCGTGGAAGGGTACACTCGCCATTGTCGAGAAGGCGGCGCGGCTGATCAAGGATGAGGGAGCGCTCGACGGCGATGGCAATGTGGAGGCACTGGCAGAGCGCGTCGGTATCGGCGGCCGGCACCTGACGCGGCTTTTCCGTCGACATCTCGGTGCCAGCCCGACCGAAGTGGCCAAGACGGCGCGGGTTCAGCGCGCCAAGCGCCTCATCACAGACACCAATCTTCCCATGACTGATGTCGCGCTTCAGGCCGGCTTCGGCAGCCTCCGGCGCTTCAACGCCGTGTTCAGTGAGGTTTACAAACGGTCGCCGAGCGAGATGCGGCGCGGGCGAGGGGGCCTAAACGCCATCCGGCAACTTGGAACGCATCGCGATCCGGCGATCGACCGTCTCACCATCAACGACGAAGGTGCCGTCACCGACCGCGTGTAG
- a CDS encoding flavin reductase family protein — MALEELPLARAFTLLEPGPVVLVTTNDGRRDNVMTITWTMVLDFSPTFAIKTGPWNYSYAALANSKECVLAIPTVDLIDKVISIGTCSGQDTDKFDALNIARKPARNVRAPLLPECLGNVECRVVDILDPHGIIVLEGVTAWIDRERQERRMLHAVGDGTFVVDGETVDRRIAMRSKLPDGV, encoded by the coding sequence ATGGCACTCGAGGAACTTCCCCTCGCACGTGCATTCACGCTGTTGGAGCCAGGGCCAGTTGTTCTGGTAACAACCAACGACGGCCGGCGCGACAACGTGATGACCATCACCTGGACCATGGTGCTGGATTTCTCGCCGACCTTCGCCATCAAGACCGGCCCCTGGAACTATTCCTATGCGGCGCTCGCAAACAGCAAGGAATGCGTTCTCGCCATTCCCACGGTTGACCTGATCGACAAAGTCATCAGCATCGGCACCTGCTCAGGGCAGGACACTGATAAGTTCGATGCTCTCAATATCGCCCGCAAACCGGCTCGGAACGTGCGCGCTCCCCTGCTGCCCGAGTGCCTTGGCAACGTCGAATGCCGTGTCGTCGACATTCTCGATCCCCATGGCATCATCGTGCTCGAAGGGGTTACTGCGTGGATCGATCGTGAGCGCCAGGAGCGCCGGATGCTACACGCGGTCGGTGACGGCACCTTCGTCGTTGATGGTGAGACGGTCGATCGCCGGATCGCGATGCGTTCCAAGTTGCCGGATGGCGTTTAG
- a CDS encoding glycine--tRNA ligase subunit alpha: MTQPADVNDPRRSFQGLILTLQRFWAEKGCVILQPYDMEVGAGTFHPATTLRSLGPKAWKAAYVQPSRRPKDGRYGENPNRFQHYYQFQVILKPSPENLQALYLESLQAIGIDLKLHDVRFVEDDWESPTLGAWGLGWECWCDGMEVSQFTYFQQVAGIECSPVSGELTYGLERLAMYLQGVDNGYELNFNGREGEDKVTYGDVFHQAEEEYSRHNFEYADTDMLMQHFKDAEAECKALLEKGAAAGTDGINKCVLPAYDQCIKASHRFNLLDARGVISVQERQSYILRVRELAKACGEAWLKTAGGGALA; encoded by the coding sequence ATGACCCAGCCCGCCGACGTCAACGATCCCCGCCGCTCCTTTCAGGGGCTGATCCTGACCCTGCAGCGCTTCTGGGCCGAGAAGGGTTGCGTCATCCTGCAACCCTACGACATGGAAGTGGGGGCCGGTACCTTCCACCCGGCGACGACGTTGCGCTCGCTGGGGCCGAAAGCATGGAAGGCGGCTTACGTGCAGCCATCTCGTCGCCCCAAGGACGGGCGCTATGGCGAAAACCCCAACCGATTCCAGCACTACTACCAGTTCCAGGTGATCCTGAAGCCGTCGCCGGAGAACTTGCAGGCGCTCTATCTCGAAAGCCTTCAGGCGATCGGCATCGACCTCAAGCTGCACGACGTGCGGTTCGTCGAGGACGACTGGGAGAGCCCGACCCTCGGCGCCTGGGGGCTTGGTTGGGAATGCTGGTGCGACGGCATGGAAGTGAGCCAGTTCACCTATTTCCAGCAGGTGGCGGGTATCGAATGCTCACCCGTGTCGGGCGAGCTCACCTATGGCCTCGAGCGCCTCGCCATGTATCTTCAGGGCGTGGACAACGGCTACGAACTTAATTTCAACGGCCGTGAGGGCGAGGACAAGGTCACCTATGGCGACGTCTTCCACCAGGCTGAGGAAGAATACTCCCGTCATAACTTTGAATATGCCGACACCGACATGCTGATGCAGCATTTCAAGGACGCCGAAGCTGAGTGCAAGGCGTTGCTCGAGAAGGGCGCGGCGGCCGGTACGGACGGCATCAACAAGTGCGTGCTGCCGGCCTATGATCAGTGCATCAAGGCCAGCCATCGCTTCAACTTGCTCGACGCGCGCGGCGTCATCTCGGTGCAGGAGCGGCAGAGCTACATCCTGCGAGTCCGCGAGTTGGCCAAAGCCTGCGGCGAAGCGTGGCTGAAGACGGCCGGCGGCGGCGCGTTGGCATGA
- a CDS encoding CTP synthase — protein MARYIFITGGVVSSLGKGLAAAALASLLQARGYKVRLRKLDPYLNVDPGTMSPYQHGEVFVTDDGAETDLDLGHYERFTGRPANKQDNITTGRIYQEIIARERHGDYLGGTVQVIPHVTDAIKAFILDGNEDYDFVLCEIGGTVGDIEAMPFLEAIRQLGNELPRRHCVYIHLTLMPYIPSAGELKTKPTQHSVKELRSIGIQPDILLVRCDRPIPEGERKKLSLFCNVRQSAVIPGLDVGNIYEVPLAYHKEGFDDEVLAAFGIEAAPAPKLDRWQGIVNRVKNPEGEVNIAVVGKYTVLKDAYKSLIEALMHGGIANNVRVKIEWIESEVFEKEDPTPYLDHVHGILVPGGFGERGSEGKILAARFARQHNVPYFGICFGMQMAVIEAARALAGVTGASSSEFGPTEEPVVGLMTEWLKGNALEKRRAGGDMGGTLRLGSYEAHLAKGSKIAEIYGSEIIHERHRHRYEVNIDYRDRLEACGLSFAGMSPDGVLPETVEIPGHPWFIGVQYHPELKSRPFEPHPLFASFIAAAVEQGRLV, from the coding sequence ATGGCGCGGTACATCTTCATTACTGGCGGCGTGGTTTCGTCCTTGGGCAAGGGGCTCGCGGCAGCGGCTCTTGCGTCTCTTCTGCAGGCGCGTGGCTACAAGGTTCGTCTCCGTAAGCTCGACCCCTATCTGAACGTCGATCCGGGGACGATGTCTCCGTATCAGCATGGCGAAGTCTTCGTGACCGACGACGGCGCGGAGACCGATCTCGACCTTGGCCATTACGAGCGCTTCACCGGGCGCCCGGCCAACAAGCAGGACAACATCACCACCGGCCGCATCTATCAGGAGATCATCGCCCGCGAACGGCATGGCGATTATCTCGGCGGTACTGTGCAGGTGATTCCGCACGTCACCGACGCGATCAAGGCGTTCATTCTCGACGGTAACGAAGACTATGACTTCGTGCTGTGCGAGATCGGCGGCACCGTGGGTGACATCGAGGCGATGCCTTTCCTTGAGGCGATCCGTCAGCTTGGCAACGAGCTGCCGCGCCGGCATTGCGTCTACATCCACCTGACGCTGATGCCCTACATTCCCTCGGCGGGCGAGCTGAAGACCAAGCCGACACAGCACTCGGTGAAGGAGCTGCGCTCCATCGGCATTCAGCCGGACATCCTGCTGGTCCGCTGCGACCGGCCGATTCCCGAGGGCGAGCGCAAGAAGCTGTCGCTGTTCTGCAACGTTCGCCAGTCGGCGGTCATCCCTGGGCTCGACGTCGGCAACATTTACGAAGTGCCGCTGGCCTACCACAAGGAAGGCTTTGACGACGAAGTGCTGGCCGCGTTCGGTATCGAGGCGGCGCCAGCCCCCAAGCTTGATCGCTGGCAGGGTATCGTCAATCGCGTCAAGAACCCCGAGGGCGAGGTCAACATCGCCGTCGTCGGCAAGTACACGGTGCTGAAGGATGCCTACAAGTCGCTGATCGAGGCGCTGATGCATGGCGGCATCGCCAACAATGTTCGCGTCAAGATCGAATGGATTGAGAGCGAAGTGTTCGAGAAGGAGGATCCCACCCCCTATCTCGACCATGTGCACGGCATCTTGGTGCCGGGTGGATTCGGCGAGCGCGGCTCGGAGGGCAAGATTCTCGCGGCCCGCTTTGCGCGCCAGCACAACGTGCCCTATTTCGGCATCTGCTTCGGCATGCAGATGGCCGTGATCGAAGCGGCTCGGGCGCTGGCCGGTGTGACCGGAGCCTCGTCGTCGGAGTTCGGCCCGACCGAGGAACCGGTGGTCGGCCTGATGACCGAGTGGCTGAAGGGCAATGCGCTGGAGAAGCGCCGGGCCGGCGGCGATATGGGCGGTACGCTGCGCCTCGGCTCCTACGAGGCGCATCTCGCCAAGGGATCCAAGATCGCCGAGATCTACGGCTCGGAGATCATTCACGAGCGTCATCGTCACCGCTATGAAGTGAACATCGACTATCGTGATCGGCTGGAGGCCTGCGGCCTGTCGTTTGCCGGTATGTCGCCGGATGGCGTGCTGCCGGAGACAGTGGAGATCCCCGGCCATCCCTGGTTCATCGGTGTGCAGTATCATCCCGAGCTGAAGAGCCGTCCGTTCGAGCCGCACCCGCTGTTTGCGAGCTTCATCGCGGCGGCGGTCGAACAGGGCCGGCTGGTCTGA
- the secG gene encoding preprotein translocase subunit SecG has translation MQTVLLVIHLMVVAALVGVVLLQRSEGGALGIGGGGGFMTSRGTANVLTRTTAILAGIFFVTSIGLSVLPRFTGAHDSILDKVRTAPSSPTADQPIGSGKGGVLDQLNQMSKPAAQSGNVPVAPAVEVPAAPTTQAPAAATPAAPAAQTPAAPATDSAPTTSAPAPVAPATPAQTP, from the coding sequence ATGCAAACCGTTCTTCTCGTCATCCACCTGATGGTGGTCGCAGCCCTGGTGGGCGTCGTGCTTCTGCAGCGCTCCGAAGGCGGTGCGCTTGGTATTGGTGGCGGCGGTGGCTTCATGACCAGCCGCGGCACCGCCAACGTACTGACCCGCACCACCGCCATCCTCGCGGGGATTTTCTTCGTGACCTCGATCGGTCTGTCGGTTTTGCCGCGCTTTACCGGCGCGCACGATTCGATCCTCGACAAGGTGCGGACGGCACCGTCCTCACCGACGGCCGATCAGCCCATCGGCTCAGGCAAGGGTGGTGTTCTCGACCAGCTCAACCAGATGAGCAAACCAGCCGCCCAGTCGGGTAACGTGCCGGTCGCTCCCGCGGTGGAGGTTCCGGCCGCGCCGACGACTCAGGCTCCCGCAGCCGCGACACCGGCTGCTCCGGCAGCGCAAACTCCGGCCGCTCCGGCGACTGATTCGGCCCCGACAACGTCTGCGCCGGCCCCAGTCGCCCCGGCTACGCCCGCACAGACACCCTAA
- a CDS encoding DMT family transporter: MGLLEWGLLVFLSVLWGGSFFFSKVALAELPPFTVVLGRVSIAALALFIYLRSTDQVIPVSGKVWRAFFGMGLLNNLIPFSLIFWGQTALASGLASILNATTPIFSILVAHLLTADEKMTPQKITGVLLGILGVSVLMSGSAFAGNGPPVWALLACLGAALSYGFAGTFGRRFRRMGIAPAIGAFGQTTASTAMMLPLVALVDAPWQLAMPHLVTIGALLALALISTALAYIIYFHLLSVGGATNSSLVTLLIPVSAILLGNLVLGERLSISHFLGMALIALGLLSIDGRIFAMLRRTPAM, from the coding sequence ATGGGCCTCCTCGAATGGGGCCTTCTTGTTTTCCTCTCCGTCCTCTGGGGTGGCTCGTTCTTCTTCTCGAAGGTGGCGCTTGCCGAGCTGCCACCGTTCACCGTCGTGCTCGGCCGCGTGTCGATCGCCGCTCTCGCACTTTTCATCTACCTCCGGTCGACCGATCAGGTGATCCCAGTCAGTGGTAAAGTCTGGCGCGCCTTCTTCGGCATGGGGCTACTCAACAACCTCATCCCTTTCAGCCTGATCTTCTGGGGCCAGACGGCGCTCGCTTCGGGTCTTGCCTCCATTCTCAATGCCACGACGCCGATCTTTTCCATTCTGGTCGCCCATCTGCTGACCGCCGACGAGAAGATGACCCCACAGAAGATCACCGGTGTGCTGCTTGGCATCCTTGGCGTCTCTGTTCTGATGAGCGGCAGCGCCTTTGCCGGCAACGGTCCACCGGTTTGGGCGCTTCTTGCCTGCCTTGGCGCCGCCCTGTCCTATGGCTTTGCCGGCACGTTCGGGCGCAGGTTCCGTCGCATGGGCATCGCGCCGGCTATCGGCGCCTTCGGCCAGACCACGGCCTCTACCGCAATGATGCTGCCACTTGTCGCCCTCGTCGACGCCCCCTGGCAGCTCGCCATGCCCCACCTCGTTACCATCGGTGCGCTTCTTGCTCTGGCGCTGATCTCAACGGCGCTGGCCTATATCATCTACTTTCACCTCCTCTCCGTTGGTGGTGCCACCAACTCGTCGCTGGTGACCCTGCTGATCCCCGTATCGGCCATCCTGCTTGGAAACCTCGTGCTCGGCGAACGGCTGTCGATCAGCCATTTCCTGGGGATGGCCTTGATCGCCCTGGGTCTCCTGTCGATCGACGGTCGGATCTTCGCCATGCTCAGGCGAACTCCAGCCATGTGA
- a CDS encoding methylated-DNA--[protein]-cysteine S-methyltransferase: MFDIVYTYLQAPIGSLLLAGDGVRLSKVGFPNGKGRVAPQDHWRRDDGQFVEARAQLSAYFAGELRAFDIELMPVGSPFQLAVWQALTAIPYGATMSYGELASRIGRPSASRAVGAANGANPIPIIVPCHRVIGASGALTGFGGGIDTKRWLLAHEQGGAPGALQGSLF, translated from the coding sequence ATGTTCGACATCGTCTACACCTATCTTCAGGCCCCCATCGGTTCCCTGCTTCTGGCTGGCGACGGCGTGCGTCTGTCGAAAGTCGGCTTTCCCAACGGCAAGGGCCGCGTCGCCCCGCAGGATCACTGGCGGCGCGATGACGGCCAGTTTGTCGAGGCGCGCGCCCAGCTCTCGGCCTATTTCGCGGGCGAGCTTCGCGCTTTCGACATCGAGCTAATGCCGGTCGGTTCGCCCTTCCAGCTCGCTGTCTGGCAGGCGCTTACCGCTATTCCCTATGGCGCGACCATGTCCTATGGCGAGCTCGCCAGTCGCATCGGCCGCCCTTCGGCGAGCCGCGCCGTCGGCGCTGCCAATGGTGCCAATCCAATCCCGATCATTGTCCCCTGCCATCGGGTGATTGGCGCGTCTGGCGCTCTCACCGGCTTCGGTGGCGGTATCGACACAAAACGCTGGCTGCTGGCGCACGAGCAAGGTGGCGCGCCAGGCGCGCTTCAAGGCAGCCTGTTCTAA
- a CDS encoding SGNH/GDSL hydrolase family protein: MKIHKDSKLLFIGDSITDWSRARPIGEALFDSLGTGYVGLVNAFLNVTHAAHRIRVVNMGVSANTVRDLEARWATDVEDLKPDWLSIMIGVNDVWRQFDARLQTENHVLIGEFEATLERLIVRTKPHLKGLVLMAPYFVEFNREDPMRKMIDDYGTVMKKLAEKHGAIFADTQAAFDEMMAEIHPMGIATDRVHPTLTGHMIIARAFLKAVGYPI; the protein is encoded by the coding sequence GTGAAGATTCATAAGGACAGCAAGCTGCTGTTCATCGGCGACTCGATCACCGACTGGAGCCGCGCCCGGCCGATCGGCGAAGCATTGTTTGACTCTCTCGGCACCGGCTATGTCGGCTTGGTCAACGCCTTTCTCAATGTGACGCACGCCGCCCACCGTATCCGCGTCGTCAACATGGGCGTCAGTGCCAATACCGTGCGCGATCTCGAAGCACGTTGGGCGACCGACGTCGAAGACCTGAAGCCGGATTGGCTGTCGATCATGATCGGTGTCAACGACGTCTGGCGGCAGTTCGACGCCCGCCTCCAGACCGAGAACCATGTGCTGATCGGTGAATTCGAGGCGACGCTGGAGCGCCTGATCGTTCGCACCAAGCCCCACCTCAAGGGGCTGGTCCTGATGGCGCCCTACTTCGTCGAGTTCAATCGCGAAGACCCGATGCGCAAAATGATCGACGACTACGGCACGGTGATGAAAAAGCTCGCCGAAAAGCACGGCGCCATCTTCGCCGACACGCAGGCCGCCTTTGACGAGATGATGGCCGAGATCCATCCTATGGGCATCGCCACCGACCGTGTCCACCCGACCTTGACCGGTCACATGATCATCGCCCGCGCCTTCCTGAAAGCGGTGGGATATCCGATCTGA
- a CDS encoding ATP12 family chaperone protein: MADLFDELAASFDPVLATERARANVQRVLPKRFYQAVSVEPIDGLYRVLLDGKPVRTPGRNLLAVGPLRAACALEAEWAGQGKFIDPMTMPLTRLVNSAIDGVSREIEAVKDEVAAYAGSDLTCYRAGEPQRLDERQRSAWEPVLDWVRERFGTRPIATVGVVAVPQPPRLFAAVHSTLPDDAIRLAATELVTTLTGSVFLALALMEKRLSPDDVWLAAHVDEDWNAELWGVDSEARQRRDFRRADFDAAALLLLE; this comes from the coding sequence ATGGCCGATCTCTTCGACGAACTTGCCGCGTCCTTCGATCCAGTTCTGGCAACCGAACGGGCCCGCGCCAACGTGCAGCGCGTGCTGCCGAAGCGCTTCTACCAAGCGGTATCGGTTGAGCCGATCGACGGCCTTTATCGCGTGCTGCTCGACGGCAAGCCGGTTCGCACGCCGGGGCGCAATCTGCTTGCCGTCGGCCCGCTACGGGCGGCCTGCGCCCTGGAGGCCGAATGGGCCGGGCAGGGCAAGTTCATCGATCCGATGACCATGCCGCTCACCCGACTCGTCAACTCGGCCATCGACGGCGTATCGCGCGAGATCGAGGCGGTGAAAGATGAAGTCGCCGCTTATGCCGGCTCGGACCTGACCTGTTATCGCGCAGGCGAGCCGCAACGCCTTGACGAACGCCAGCGATCCGCCTGGGAGCCGGTGCTCGACTGGGTCCGGGAGCGGTTCGGTACACGCCCGATCGCAACGGTGGGCGTGGTGGCGGTACCTCAGCCGCCGCGGCTTTTCGCCGCGGTTCATTCCACCCTGCCTGACGACGCCATCCGCCTCGCCGCCACCGAGCTGGTCACAACGCTAACCGGTTCGGTGTTCCTGGCACTCGCCCTTATGGAGAAGCGCTTGTCGCCAGACGACGTCTGGCTCGCTGCCCATGTCGACGAGGATTGGAACGCCGAGCTTTGGGGCGTCGACAGCGAAGCGCGTCAACGCCGCGATTTTCGGCGAGCCGATTTCGACGCGGCGGCTCTGCTTCTTCTCGAGTGA
- a CDS encoding GNAT family N-acetyltransferase, whose translation MILATPRLVLAPWTEQDLAPFAALNADPEVMRYFPKTLTTDESNTLVDRLRGTWSEHGYGFSAVRRREDDAFIGMVGIQKVLNPAYPFAPAVEVGWRLDKAFWQRGYASEAARAALAHGFDVLELTEIVAFTAVSNLPSRAVMQSLGMVRDPADDFLHPLLPEDHPLRPHVLYRLKRENFQR comes from the coding sequence ATGATACTCGCAACTCCGCGCCTTGTGCTCGCTCCCTGGACGGAGCAGGACCTCGCCCCATTCGCCGCGCTCAACGCCGACCCGGAGGTCATGCGCTATTTCCCGAAGACCCTGACGACCGACGAAAGCAACACCCTTGTCGATCGGCTCCGAGGCACGTGGTCGGAGCACGGCTACGGCTTTTCCGCCGTGCGGCGGCGAGAGGACGACGCTTTCATCGGCATGGTTGGCATTCAGAAAGTGCTCAACCCCGCCTACCCCTTCGCGCCGGCAGTCGAGGTGGGCTGGCGGCTCGACAAGGCATTCTGGCAGCGCGGATATGCCAGCGAAGCGGCGCGCGCCGCCCTGGCTCATGGTTTCGATGTCCTCGAACTCACCGAAATCGTCGCCTTCACGGCGGTTTCCAACCTGCCATCGCGCGCGGTGATGCAGAGCCTTGGAATGGTACGCGATCCGGCCGACGACTTCCTGCATCCATTATTGCCGGAAGACCACCCGCTCAGACCGCATGTGCTTTACCGGTTGAAGCGAGAGAATTTCCAACGCTGA
- a CDS encoding HAD-IA family hydrolase, with protein MPPKLVLFDCDGTLVDSQHMIVATMTEAFVKLGHVPPDPAGVLSIIGLSLPEAVSRLNPDLDAVTVGLVVEAYRDTYQAMKFRLAETAPLYPGTLDALKALAAQDDVLLGVVTGKSRRGLDAILETHGLTNLFAVLRTADDGPSKPHPFMVVDAVAALGGDVSRTVVIGDTGFDMLMARAAGAFALGVTWGYNSRDELIQAGAQVLADGFTEVPVLAMELLGGKA; from the coding sequence ATGCCGCCAAAACTCGTTCTGTTCGATTGCGACGGCACGCTGGTCGACAGCCAGCATATGATCGTCGCCACCATGACGGAGGCCTTTGTCAAGCTCGGTCATGTGCCGCCCGACCCGGCCGGCGTGCTTTCCATTATTGGCTTGTCGCTGCCGGAGGCGGTCAGCCGCCTCAATCCTGATCTTGACGCGGTCACCGTCGGCCTCGTCGTGGAGGCCTATCGCGACACCTATCAGGCGATGAAATTTCGCCTTGCCGAAACGGCGCCGCTTTATCCCGGCACGCTCGACGCCTTGAAGGCCTTGGCGGCACAGGACGACGTGTTGCTCGGCGTCGTCACTGGCAAGTCGCGGCGTGGGCTTGACGCCATCCTCGAGACGCACGGGCTGACAAATCTGTTCGCCGTGCTTCGCACCGCCGATGACGGACCATCAAAGCCGCACCCCTTCATGGTGGTCGACGCAGTGGCCGCTCTCGGCGGCGATGTGTCTCGCACGGTGGTGATCGGCGATACCGGCTTTGACATGCTGATGGCCCGCGCGGCAGGCGCCTTCGCCCTTGGCGTCACCTGGGGCTACAATAGCCGCGACGAACTCATACAGGCCGGTGCCCAAGTGCTCGCCGACGGCTTTACCGAGGTGCCGGTATTGGCGATGGAGCTGCTTGGCGGGAAGGCGTAA
- a CDS encoding S49 family peptidase: MPLVDFRSWLPRRFRGDVPVVPLVRLSGAIGMPAALGRGSLSLSSIDGALKKAFSVSGAKAVALAINSPGGSPVQSHLIFRRIRQLAEEKKLPVIAYVEDIAASGGYMLASAADEIVADRSSILGSIGVVSASFGLDKAIGRLGIDRRVYTAGTRKVTLDPFQPENGEDIEHLKTLQRDIHAFFIELVKDRRGARLTGGEELFSGLYWAGERSVALGLADRIGTAHDDLAARFGDKVDIRLFEPGRSGFLRRRLFGSAVDATTLVDFDNILATIERRSMYSRYGL; the protein is encoded by the coding sequence ATGCCCTTGGTCGATTTCAGGTCCTGGCTGCCGCGACGGTTTCGCGGCGACGTTCCCGTTGTGCCGCTCGTACGCTTATCCGGGGCTATCGGCATGCCCGCCGCACTAGGGCGTGGGTCGCTGTCGCTGTCGTCTATCGATGGCGCGCTCAAGAAAGCCTTTTCGGTGAGTGGGGCGAAGGCTGTGGCGCTTGCCATCAACTCGCCCGGTGGCTCGCCCGTCCAATCTCACCTCATCTTTCGCCGCATCCGCCAGCTTGCCGAGGAAAAAAAGCTGCCGGTGATCGCCTACGTCGAGGATATAGCGGCGTCGGGTGGCTACATGCTGGCCTCAGCGGCCGACGAGATCGTCGCTGACCGCTCGTCCATCCTCGGGTCAATCGGCGTGGTTTCGGCCAGCTTCGGCCTCGACAAGGCCATCGGCCGGCTCGGTATCGATCGCCGTGTCTATACGGCCGGCACGCGCAAGGTGACTCTCGATCCCTTCCAGCCGGAGAACGGCGAGGACATCGAACATCTCAAAACGCTGCAGCGCGACATCCATGCCTTCTTCATCGAACTGGTCAAAGACCGACGCGGTGCTCGGTTGACCGGCGGTGAAGAGCTGTTTTCGGGGCTCTACTGGGCCGGCGAGCGATCGGTGGCGCTCGGCCTTGCCGATCGGATCGGCACCGCGCATGACGATCTTGCCGCCCGCTTCGGCGACAAAGTTGATATCCGCCTGTTCGAACCCGGACGGAGCGGCTTCCTGCGCCGACGTCTGTTTGGCAGCGCGGTCGATGCCACCACCCTTGTCGATTTCGACAATATTCTTGCGACAATCGAACGACGTAGTATGTATTCTCGCTACGGTTTGTGA